From Oncorhynchus clarkii lewisi isolate Uvic-CL-2024 unplaced genomic scaffold, UVic_Ocla_1.0 unplaced_contig_12468_pilon_pilon, whole genome shotgun sequence, one genomic window encodes:
- the LOC139405194 gene encoding single Ig IL-1-related receptor-like isoform X1, producing the protein MTSNQLAFILTCTLWNRISVCAGESLCTQAPEFQLPSGGQSEVWETLGSFVALNCTAVLSWNQTDQRCDATSRTLLWSKDGTPLNLSLYPQNTSTWTPSQSQMIVSSVLQVQVREQADFGLYSCEVRNTSADFSLQNTAQPSHTASVIAAISLFLILTIAAVVYSRCRLNIKLWYRNSYGDYEINDGKLHDAYFSYVNNEYDRKLVNFILKPHLVNKSGHKLHLSDNNILPGGEPSAEFLMNVSHCRRLIVVMSHAYLEQDWCCNNFRQGLLHLLELSQRPIIIITLEGQVKLMRPDVVQQLREHRHKLTLLTWSGSHSMLPSSVFWKELALAMPHRVVFHSDTAGDPQTLFQDDKDPMLTLNPDYLDCRPDPVGDLGLHLPVYKALASRAPVLPMFPSVPASLTESKLSDIDVSDLGSRNYGARNDFYCLVTEDNI; encoded by the exons AATCCCTGTGCACCCAAGCCCCAGAGTTTCAGTTACCCAGTGGGGGGCAGTCTGAGGTGTGGGAGACCCTGGGTTCCTTTGTGGCTCTGAACTGTACAGCCGTGCTGTCCTGGAACCAGACGGACCAACGGTGTGACGCTACCTCCCGGACTCTGCTCTGGAGCAAAGATGGGACCCCTCTCAACCTCAGCCTTTACCCACAGAACACATCCACCTG GACTCCCAGCCAATCCCAAATGATTGTGAGCAGTGTACTGCAGGTCCAGGTTAGAGAGCAGGCTGACTTTGGCCTCTACTCCTGTGAGGTGAGGAACACCTCTGCTGACTTCAGCCTGCAGAATACCG cccagcccagccacaCAGCATCAGTGATAGCAGCCATCAGTCTCTTCCTGATCCTGACTATAGCTGCTGTTGTCTACTCCAGGTGTCGCCTCAATATCAAACTCTGGTACAGGAACTCCTATGGAGACTATGAGATCAATG ATGGGAAGCTGCATGATGCCTACTTCTCCTATGTCAACAACGAATACGACAGAAAGTTGGTCAACTTCATCCTCAAACCTCACCTGGTGAACAAATCTGGACATAAGCTACACCTCAGTGATAACAACATCCTACCTGGGGGTG AGCCGTCTGCTGAGTTCCTGATGAACGTTAGTCACTGTCGGCGCCTCATTGTAGTGATGTCACACGCCTACCTAGAACAGGACTGGTGCTGTAACAACTTTAG ACAGGGCCTTCTGCACCTGCTGGAGCTGTCCCAGAggcccatcatcatcatcacattggAGGGTCAGGTCAAACTCATGAGACCCGATGTGGTCCAGCAACTCAGAGAACACCGACACAAACTCACCTTGCTCACCTGGTCGGGATCACACTCCATG CTGCCGTCGTCAGTGTTCTGGAAGGAGTTGGCCCTGGCCATGCCTCATAGGGTTGTGTTCCACAGCGACACGGCAGGGGACCCCCAGACTCTCTTCCAAGACGATAAGGACCCCATGCTCACCCTCAACCCAGACTACCTGGACTGTCGCCCTGACCCTGTTGGAGACCTGG gcCTTCATCTCCCAGTCTACAAGGCACTGGCATCCAGAGCCCCTGTGCTGCCTATGTTCCCCTCGGTCCCTGCATCCCTGACTGAGTCCAAACTCTCGGATATAGATGTATCGGACCTGGGATCGCGCAACTACGGAGCTCGCAATGACTTCTACTGCCTGGTTACAGAGGACAACATCTAA
- the LOC139405194 gene encoding single Ig IL-1-related receptor-like isoform X2, with product MTSNQLAFILTCTLWNRISVCAGESLCTQAPEFQLPSGGQSEVWETLGSFVALNCTAVLSWNQTDQRCDATSRTLLWSKDGTPLNLSLYPQNTSTWTPSQSQMIVSSVLQVQVREQADFGLYSCEVRNTSADFSLQNTAQPSHTASVIAAISLFLILTIAAVVYSRCRLNIKLWYRNSYGDYEINDGKLHDAYFSYVNNEYDRKLVNFILKPHLVNKSGHKLHLSDNNILPGGEPSAEFLMNVSHCRRLIVVMSHAYLEQDWCCNNFSCRRQCSGRSWPWPCLIGLCSTATRQGTPRLSSKTIRTPCSPSTQTTWTVALTLLETWAFISQSTRHWHPEPLCCLCSPRSLHP from the exons AATCCCTGTGCACCCAAGCCCCAGAGTTTCAGTTACCCAGTGGGGGGCAGTCTGAGGTGTGGGAGACCCTGGGTTCCTTTGTGGCTCTGAACTGTACAGCCGTGCTGTCCTGGAACCAGACGGACCAACGGTGTGACGCTACCTCCCGGACTCTGCTCTGGAGCAAAGATGGGACCCCTCTCAACCTCAGCCTTTACCCACAGAACACATCCACCTG GACTCCCAGCCAATCCCAAATGATTGTGAGCAGTGTACTGCAGGTCCAGGTTAGAGAGCAGGCTGACTTTGGCCTCTACTCCTGTGAGGTGAGGAACACCTCTGCTGACTTCAGCCTGCAGAATACCG cccagcccagccacaCAGCATCAGTGATAGCAGCCATCAGTCTCTTCCTGATCCTGACTATAGCTGCTGTTGTCTACTCCAGGTGTCGCCTCAATATCAAACTCTGGTACAGGAACTCCTATGGAGACTATGAGATCAATG ATGGGAAGCTGCATGATGCCTACTTCTCCTATGTCAACAACGAATACGACAGAAAGTTGGTCAACTTCATCCTCAAACCTCACCTGGTGAACAAATCTGGACATAAGCTACACCTCAGTGATAACAACATCCTACCTGGGGGTG AGCCGTCTGCTGAGTTCCTGATGAACGTTAGTCACTGTCGGCGCCTCATTGTAGTGATGTCACACGCCTACCTAGAACAGGACTGGTGCTGTAACAACTTTAG CTGCCGTCGTCAGTGTTCTGGAAGGAGTTGGCCCTGGCCATGCCTCATAGGGTTGTGTTCCACAGCGACACGGCAGGGGACCCCCAGACTCTCTTCCAAGACGATAAGGACCCCATGCTCACCCTCAACCCAGACTACCTGGACTGTCGCCCTGACCCTGTTGGAGACCTGG gcCTTCATCTCCCAGTCTACAAGGCACTGGCATCCAGAGCCCCTGTGCTGCCTATGTTCCCCTCGGTCCCTGCATCCCTGA